A stretch of the Verrucomicrobiales bacterium genome encodes the following:
- a CDS encoding ABC transporter permease, giving the protein MNLFNTIASGIKEIWAHKFRSLLTMLGIILGVSALVAMSALVKGMENGTREALVAAGGLEKIRIEPQYELPVYQRHLADQAQGLTMDDVEALKKGAPLVTMVTPAVEQYRYREAMVATYRGKTAEPFLVSGTWPDAMIINEHKLAHGRMFNELDDEIASSVCVIGTGIRDDLFGSPEELGEEIIPLGESININGLPFTIIGMFDQYESESARKERELRKLLPKEALKSGPTRSRGWGGGKGGHFIFRMKNNTIFIPLNTMMVKFRGLSGGSTDTGQVKLSNLNMKIPSIDLLEPAIQQVRNVLMVTHKGIEDFTFRTQEDWAQEITTVIRNARLSGGVISGICLLVGGIGIMNIMLASISERVREIGIRKAVGASTMDVFIQILVESTVISVIGGIAGIGASYALVHLIASFTPTDNTPVITLSALLVAFAFSVGVGMLAGLYPAIRASRLHPIQALRYD; this is encoded by the coding sequence ATGAACCTCTTCAACACCATCGCCTCCGGGATCAAGGAGATCTGGGCCCACAAATTTCGATCCCTGCTCACCATGCTCGGCATCATCCTTGGCGTTTCGGCCCTGGTGGCCATGTCCGCCCTGGTGAAAGGGATGGAGAACGGAACCCGGGAGGCGCTGGTCGCAGCAGGCGGCTTGGAGAAGATTCGAATCGAGCCCCAGTACGAGCTACCGGTCTACCAGCGACACCTCGCCGACCAGGCGCAGGGGCTGACCATGGATGACGTGGAGGCGCTGAAAAAGGGAGCCCCGCTGGTGACCATGGTGACTCCCGCCGTGGAGCAATACCGCTATCGCGAAGCGATGGTCGCGACCTATCGGGGGAAGACCGCCGAGCCCTTCCTGGTTTCCGGAACCTGGCCCGATGCCATGATCATCAACGAGCACAAACTGGCTCACGGTCGAATGTTCAATGAACTGGACGACGAGATCGCCAGCAGCGTTTGCGTGATCGGCACCGGAATCCGCGATGACCTGTTTGGATCGCCGGAGGAGCTCGGAGAGGAAATCATACCCCTGGGCGAGTCTATCAATATCAACGGCCTCCCCTTCACCATCATCGGAATGTTCGACCAGTATGAAAGCGAGAGCGCCCGCAAGGAGCGCGAACTCCGCAAGCTGCTTCCAAAGGAGGCTCTCAAATCCGGTCCCACCCGAAGCCGCGGCTGGGGTGGAGGCAAAGGCGGACATTTTATCTTCCGCATGAAGAACAACACCATCTTCATCCCACTGAATACCATGATGGTGAAGTTCCGCGGTCTTTCCGGAGGCAGCACCGATACCGGACAGGTCAAGCTCTCGAACCTGAACATGAAGATCCCCAGCATCGACCTGCTCGAGCCCGCCATTCAACAAGTTCGCAACGTCCTCATGGTCACTCACAAGGGGATCGAAGATTTCACTTTTCGAACGCAAGAAGACTGGGCTCAAGAGATCACCACGGTGATTCGGAACGCGCGGCTGAGCGGTGGCGTCATTTCCGGAATCTGCCTGCTGGTCGGAGGCATCGGGATCATGAATATTATGCTAGCCAGCATCTCGGAGCGGGTCCGGGAGATCGGGATACGCAAGGCTGTCGGCGCGTCGACGATGGATGTGTTCATCCAAATCCTGGTGGAAAGCACGGTCATCTCGGTCATCGGCGGAATCGCCGGAATCGGAGCATCGTACGCCCTGGTCCACCTGATCGCTTCGTTCACCCCCACCGACAACACGCCAGTCATCACTCTGAGCGCCCTGCTCGTGGCTTTCGCCTTCAGCGTGGGAGTAGGCATGCTGGCGGGGCTATATCCCGCCATTCGCGCGTCGCGCCTCCACCCCATCCAAGCGTTGCGTTACGACTGA
- a CDS encoding YraN family protein, which produces MFRRLWPGRIHASRSLPAHLRRGAAGEAAAREYLEQRGFRCLTTNYRSRRGEIDLICREGICLVFVEVKTRSSEDWNRPAAAVNWAKQRRISRAALDYLKDLGQPRIVFRFDIVEVLMSGDQVRTIRHLPNAFLLAKPYRYG; this is translated from the coding sequence TTGTTTCGAAGGCTGTGGCCTGGACGCATCCACGCGTCTCGATCCCTGCCTGCCCATCTTCGACGGGGAGCTGCGGGAGAAGCCGCTGCGCGCGAATATCTGGAGCAGCGAGGCTTCCGTTGCCTCACCACCAACTATCGATCGCGACGAGGAGAGATCGATCTCATCTGTCGGGAAGGAATCTGCCTGGTGTTCGTAGAGGTCAAGACACGATCCTCGGAAGACTGGAACCGGCCGGCGGCGGCGGTGAATTGGGCTAAACAACGACGCATCTCCCGGGCGGCCCTTGACTATCTCAAAGACCTAGGCCAACCGCGGATCGTGTTCCGGTTCGACATTGTCGAGGTGCTGATGTCGGGAGACCAGGTGCGGACCATCCGACATCTCCCCAATGCCTTTCTGCTGGCCAAGCCTTATCGATATGGCTGA
- a CDS encoding formyltetrahydrofolate deformylase encodes MKQLATITVIGRDRTGVIARVTSFLFDQGANIEALDEQVTRGQFSMVLQASWNVGDWDRNRLRAGLERLGKNLGMEIKLRSSSAGGKQRFAILVTREPHCLEALLAEVKAKRLGAEPALILGNHPDLKPIAKAHGIPFHLVPWEDRARAETAALKIIDEAEADFLVLARFMKILSPNFVWRHKNKIINIHPSLLPSFPGPQAYRQAYERGVKIAGVTAHFVTMHLDEGPIIAQGSFPVRPNMSLPEIIKAGQKLESKVLVKAVKLFLKRRLDVYWGVVKEV; translated from the coding sequence ATGAAGCAACTAGCCACCATCACCGTGATTGGACGCGACCGCACTGGGGTCATTGCTCGCGTGACAAGTTTCCTATTTGACCAAGGGGCGAATATCGAAGCCCTGGATGAACAGGTCACTCGAGGTCAATTCAGCATGGTGCTGCAAGCCTCCTGGAATGTCGGGGACTGGGACCGGAACCGGCTCCGCGCCGGACTCGAGCGACTGGGAAAAAACCTCGGAATGGAGATCAAACTACGCTCCAGCTCCGCCGGGGGAAAACAACGGTTCGCCATTCTGGTCACTCGCGAACCCCATTGCCTCGAAGCGCTGCTCGCGGAGGTGAAAGCCAAGCGACTTGGCGCTGAACCCGCCCTCATCCTGGGCAATCACCCTGACTTGAAGCCCATCGCCAAAGCCCATGGAATCCCTTTCCACCTGGTTCCTTGGGAGGATCGCGCTCGAGCTGAAACCGCGGCGCTGAAGATCATCGACGAGGCGGAAGCCGACTTTCTGGTGCTGGCTCGTTTCATGAAAATCCTCTCGCCCAATTTTGTGTGGCGGCACAAGAACAAGATCATCAACATCCACCCCTCCCTGCTCCCCAGCTTTCCCGGGCCGCAGGCTTACCGCCAAGCCTACGAGCGCGGGGTCAAGATCGCCGGCGTCACCGCCCACTTCGTAACCATGCATCTCGATGAGGGGCCCATCATCGCGCAAGGCAGCTTCCCCGTGCGCCCCAACATGAGCCTGCCCGAAATCATCAAGGCCGGCCAAAAACTCGAATCGAAGGTCCTGGTCAAGGCAGTGAAGCTCTTTCTGAAGCGGCGATTGGACGTCTATTGGGGAGTCGTGAAAGAAGTCTAA
- a CDS encoding galactose mutarotase, protein MIEKQDFGKTPEGESVEIYTLLNRGGLKAKIMTYGALLTELHVPDRAGRLADVVLGFDDLDGYLKGHPYFGATTGRYANRIAKAQFLLNGTVYKLAANNGPNSLHGGIKGLDKRVWKARDVSTPLGAALELTYISPDGEEGFPGTLSIKVTYTLNHQDELRIDYEATTDKDTVINLTNHSYFNLAGAGEGDILGHVLRLNAERYTPVDETSIPIGDVVSSRGTAMDFTAPIAIGARWNQLKGTPGGYDHNYVIDRTSAGTLTLAAEVYEPTTGRRMVISTTEPGVQLYTGNYLDGTLTGKGGKRYLKNFGFCLETQHFPDSPNKPQFPSTVLRPGEVYRTSTVHKFSAQ, encoded by the coding sequence ATGATTGAAAAGCAAGATTTTGGAAAAACTCCTGAAGGAGAATCGGTTGAGATCTACACCCTTTTGAACCGGGGTGGCCTCAAGGCCAAGATCATGACCTACGGCGCGTTGCTCACCGAACTGCATGTTCCTGATCGCGCGGGACGGCTGGCGGACGTCGTTCTGGGCTTTGATGATCTGGACGGCTATCTCAAGGGGCATCCTTATTTTGGAGCGACCACCGGACGTTACGCTAATCGCATCGCCAAAGCCCAATTCTTGCTGAATGGAACCGTCTACAAGCTTGCCGCCAACAACGGACCGAACAGCCTCCATGGGGGCATTAAGGGTTTAGACAAGCGGGTCTGGAAAGCACGGGATGTCAGCACGCCCCTCGGTGCTGCCCTTGAGCTTACCTATATCAGTCCAGATGGGGAGGAAGGCTTTCCGGGCACCCTGAGCATCAAGGTGACCTATACCCTGAACCATCAAGATGAGCTGCGGATCGACTACGAAGCCACCACTGACAAAGACACGGTCATCAATTTGACCAACCACTCCTACTTTAACCTGGCGGGTGCGGGCGAGGGGGACATTCTCGGCCACGTCCTGCGTCTGAATGCGGAGCGGTACACTCCGGTCGATGAAACCAGCATTCCCATCGGGGACGTCGTGAGCTCTCGCGGGACTGCCATGGACTTCACGGCGCCGATTGCGATCGGCGCCCGATGGAACCAGCTGAAGGGAACCCCGGGCGGATATGACCACAACTATGTGATCGATCGCACCTCCGCAGGAACTCTTACCCTGGCTGCGGAGGTTTATGAGCCGACCACCGGCCGTCGGATGGTTATCTCCACCACTGAGCCGGGGGTGCAGCTTTACACGGGCAACTACCTTGACGGCACCTTGACGGGCAAGGGCGGAAAGCGATACCTCAAGAACTTTGGCTTTTGTTTGGAGACTCAGCACTTTCCCGATTCGCCGAACAAGCCACAGTTCCCCAGCACCGTGTTGCGACCGGGAGAGGTTTATCGCACGAGCACGGTTCACAAATTTTCCGCCCAATAA
- a CDS encoding TerC family protein, which translates to MEWISQPEVWISLITLTLLEVVLGIDNIIFISILSGKLPPEQQAKARKVGLALAMITRILLLCGLAWIVKLEKPFFERDFYSWHVAISGRDLILIIGGLFLLAKSTYEIHEKLEGVDGEKTKSMPATYSSVIVQILLLDIVFSLDSVITAVGMVKQVWIMIAAVVIAVVVMLLFVDSISRFVENHPSIKMLALSFLILIGALLVAEGFHQKISKGYVYFAMAFSVAVEMLNIRMNRKTSKVELHQPYR; encoded by the coding sequence ATGGAATGGATCTCTCAGCCTGAAGTCTGGATCAGTCTCATCACCTTGACGCTCTTGGAGGTGGTGTTGGGGATCGACAATATCATCTTTATCTCGATTCTAAGCGGCAAGCTGCCGCCTGAGCAGCAAGCCAAAGCCAGGAAGGTGGGTTTGGCGCTGGCGATGATCACCCGTATTCTTCTGCTTTGCGGATTAGCCTGGATCGTGAAGCTTGAAAAGCCGTTTTTCGAACGCGATTTTTATTCCTGGCATGTGGCGATTTCCGGAAGGGATCTCATTCTGATCATCGGCGGACTTTTCCTCCTGGCCAAGAGCACCTATGAGATTCATGAGAAGTTGGAGGGGGTTGATGGCGAAAAGACCAAATCGATGCCAGCCACCTACAGCTCGGTCATCGTTCAAATCTTGCTTCTTGATATCGTGTTCTCTTTGGACTCAGTGATCACCGCCGTCGGCATGGTGAAGCAGGTTTGGATCATGATCGCCGCGGTGGTGATCGCCGTGGTGGTGATGCTGTTGTTTGTGGACTCCATCAGCCGGTTCGTGGAGAATCATCCGTCCATCAAAATGCTGGCGCTGAGTTTCCTGATCCTCATTGGCGCTCTGCTGGTTGCCGAAGGATTTCATCAGAAGATCTCCAAGGGCTATGTCTACTTCGCCATGGCTTTTTCCGTCGCGGTGGAGATGTTGAACATCCGGATGAATCGCAAAACGTCAAAGGTCGAGCTGCATCAGCCATATCGATAA
- a CDS encoding ABC transporter permease, with the protein MIFINTILIGLKEIWTHKFRSILTMLGIVLGVASLVAMAAIVKGMENGMKEAMIAMGGLDKVLIEQQKVPVHQNHLRDMAPGKTIHDVRALQESAPLLRVISPEMGLDRVMVSRGGKSMRPSEVVGVWPAVMEMNLYELAHGRFFNAIDEENARSVCVIGTGVRDELFGSPQETGREIIPLGEEIRINDQPFTIVGMFKHYESEMDRKIREEGIKTEVQAGGPNRQRGWGRRNWNAFWRKNNVVYTPLNTMWVRFRSCTGTNNVPDPTLTDIDIKVASLDRLEPALQQARNVLMVTHRGIEDFNFRTQENQIEDINKRIKNARLSGGIIAGLSLLVGGIGIMNIMLASINERIREIGICKAIGATGFSIFVQILIESMVISVLGALVGLGASKLLVLILSEMSPTQNSPVIQTEVMVIAVAFSAAVGVVAGLFPAWKAARLNPIAALRYE; encoded by the coding sequence ATGATTTTTATCAACACGATCCTCATCGGCCTCAAGGAAATCTGGACTCACAAGTTCAGATCGATCCTTACCATGCTGGGCATCGTGCTGGGGGTGGCCAGCTTGGTGGCGATGGCCGCCATCGTGAAAGGCATGGAAAACGGGATGAAGGAGGCCATGATTGCCATGGGGGGGCTCGACAAGGTTCTCATCGAACAACAGAAAGTCCCAGTACATCAGAACCACCTGCGCGACATGGCGCCGGGCAAGACGATCCACGATGTCCGGGCACTGCAGGAGAGCGCCCCACTCCTGCGGGTCATTTCCCCAGAGATGGGACTTGACCGCGTCATGGTATCGAGAGGAGGAAAGTCGATGCGCCCATCCGAGGTGGTTGGCGTTTGGCCGGCGGTGATGGAGATGAACCTTTACGAACTGGCTCACGGTCGCTTCTTCAACGCAATTGATGAGGAAAATGCGCGCAGTGTCTGCGTGATCGGCACTGGGGTGCGAGATGAGCTATTCGGTTCTCCGCAGGAAACCGGGCGCGAGATCATCCCGCTGGGAGAGGAGATCCGCATTAACGATCAACCCTTCACCATCGTCGGCATGTTTAAACATTACGAAAGCGAGATGGATCGGAAAATTCGCGAAGAGGGGATCAAGACTGAAGTCCAAGCGGGGGGGCCAAACCGCCAACGCGGTTGGGGCAGGCGCAACTGGAATGCGTTTTGGAGGAAGAACAACGTGGTTTACACGCCGCTCAACACCATGTGGGTCCGCTTCCGCTCTTGCACCGGCACCAACAATGTTCCGGATCCCACGCTGACCGACATCGACATCAAAGTTGCCAGCCTCGACAGACTGGAACCGGCCCTACAACAGGCTCGCAACGTTCTCATGGTCACTCACCGGGGAATCGAGGACTTCAATTTTAGAACCCAAGAAAATCAGATTGAGGACATCAACAAACGCATCAAGAACGCACGTTTGAGCGGCGGCATCATTGCCGGCCTGAGCCTGCTGGTCGGCGGTATCGGGATCATGAACATCATGCTCGCCAGCATCAACGAACGCATCCGGGAGATCGGGATCTGCAAAGCTATAGGGGCGACCGGATTCTCGATCTTCGTGCAGATCCTTATCGAGAGCATGGTGATCTCAGTACTGGGCGCCCTTGTCGGACTCGGGGCCTCGAAGCTCCTGGTTCTAATATTGAGCGAAATGTCACCCACTCAGAATTCCCCCGTGATCCAGACCGAGGTCATGGTGATCGCCGTCGCTTTCAGCGCCGCCGTCGGAGTGGTGGCCGGCCTCTTCCCCGCCTGGAAAGCCGCCCGCCTCAACCCCATCGCCGCCCTCAGATACGAGTAA